The Micromonospora sp. NBC_01740 genome includes a window with the following:
- a CDS encoding alpha-hydroxy acid oxidase gives MSKSARMSTLIKPPKVAWNPTERRLLRAAGIADLRDVARRAVPRMVFDYCDGAADSERSLSRARETFANIEFQPSVLRDVSNLDTSRTVLGKRQKLPFALAPVGFNRVMHAEGEPAVASVAQQFGIPYSVSTLATTSLADVAAAAPEGRHWFQLYFAEDRAMVKELIALAEEAKFDTILLTLDTPISVPRRRDIRNGLTIPPSMSVGTIAEAFLHPGWWMRQWRAGTPSPQVLKATGGSASDMIKRVFNPRLSIDDVEWLRGAWSGKLVAKGVQSVADARRVADVGVDGVWLSTHGGRKLDRAPVPVELLPDVVDEVGDRVEVLVDTGITSGADIVAAIALGATAAVVGRAYQYGLMAGGRRGVVRAMEILSREIEVTMKLLGVSSVGELNRSHVRFR, from the coding sequence ATGAGCAAGTCCGCTCGGATGAGCACGCTGATCAAGCCCCCCAAGGTGGCGTGGAACCCGACGGAACGCCGGCTGCTGCGCGCGGCGGGCATCGCCGACCTGCGCGACGTGGCCCGCCGGGCGGTGCCCCGCATGGTGTTCGACTACTGCGACGGGGCGGCGGACAGCGAGCGTAGCCTCAGCCGCGCCCGGGAAACGTTCGCCAACATCGAGTTCCAGCCGTCGGTGCTGCGCGACGTGTCCAACCTGGACACCAGCCGGACGGTGCTCGGCAAGCGGCAGAAGCTGCCGTTCGCCCTGGCGCCGGTCGGCTTCAACCGGGTGATGCACGCCGAGGGCGAGCCGGCGGTCGCGTCGGTGGCGCAGCAGTTCGGCATCCCGTACTCGGTCTCCACCCTCGCGACCACGTCGCTGGCGGACGTCGCCGCCGCCGCGCCCGAGGGCCGGCACTGGTTCCAGCTGTACTTCGCCGAGGACCGGGCGATGGTCAAGGAACTGATCGCGCTCGCCGAGGAGGCGAAGTTCGACACCATCCTGCTGACGCTGGACACGCCGATCTCCGTGCCGCGCCGCCGCGACATCCGCAACGGCCTGACCATCCCGCCGTCGATGAGCGTCGGCACCATCGCCGAGGCGTTCCTGCACCCGGGCTGGTGGATGCGGCAGTGGCGGGCCGGCACCCCGTCCCCGCAGGTGCTCAAGGCCACCGGCGGCTCCGCGTCCGACATGATCAAGCGGGTGTTCAACCCGCGGCTGTCCATCGACGACGTCGAGTGGCTGCGCGGCGCCTGGTCGGGCAAGCTCGTCGCCAAGGGCGTGCAGAGCGTCGCCGACGCCAGGCGGGTCGCCGACGTCGGGGTCGACGGGGTGTGGCTGTCCACGCACGGCGGACGCAAGCTCGACCGGGCCCCGGTGCCCGTCGAGCTGCTGCCCGACGTGGTGGACGAGGTGGGCGACCGGGTCGAGGTGCTCGTCGACACCGGCATCACCTCGGGCGCCGACATCGTGGCGGCGATCGCCCTGGGCGCCACCGCCGCCGTGGTCGGCCGGGCCTACCAGTACGGCCTGATGGCCGGCGGCCGGCGCGGCGTCGTACGGGCCATGGAGATCCTGAGCCGGGAGATCGAGGTCACCATGAAGCTGCTCGGGGTCTCCTCGGTGGGCGAGCTGAACCGTTCGCACGTCAGGTTCCGCTGA
- a CDS encoding FG-GAP repeat domain-containing protein, with protein MSGNGHCRSFNGDGRMDIMVRDDVTGELLVFPHSGSFRGAETFGEPELISTGFHPNRNHGLVRPIDVNGNGRADVIGISMTHMNETHGIFLYPNRGGLNGLDTLGDPIRISGARDDKKWETLGIADLDLDGCDDMFGREQNAGHVDAFFNKRQVTQNETYDRTAHRLVTVDVEDFPLAMADFTGTGRADLLVRRANGDLDLYEFAHDTSGEGPWWRGEGRWFTLAHGWQEYEIITVTDIDLDGRPDVLGLRPDGTLVVHLHNGTFDPDRPFATLSAPEVVATGWQKYSVVS; from the coding sequence ATGAGCGGGAACGGTCACTGCCGTTCGTTCAACGGGGACGGGAGGATGGACATCATGGTCCGTGACGACGTCACGGGCGAACTGCTGGTCTTCCCGCACAGCGGCAGCTTCCGGGGTGCCGAGACCTTCGGCGAGCCGGAGCTGATCAGCACCGGCTTCCACCCGAACCGGAACCACGGGCTGGTCCGCCCCATCGACGTCAACGGCAACGGCCGCGCCGACGTCATCGGCATCAGCATGACGCACATGAACGAGACCCACGGGATCTTCCTCTATCCCAACAGGGGCGGGCTGAACGGTCTCGACACCCTCGGCGATCCGATCCGCATCTCCGGCGCCCGGGACGACAAGAAGTGGGAGACCCTCGGCATCGCGGACCTGGACCTGGACGGCTGTGACGACATGTTCGGCCGCGAGCAGAACGCGGGCCACGTCGACGCGTTCTTCAACAAGCGCCAGGTCACGCAGAACGAGACGTACGACCGCACCGCGCACCGCCTGGTGACCGTCGACGTCGAGGACTTTCCGCTCGCGATGGCCGACTTCACCGGCACCGGCCGGGCCGACCTGCTGGTCCGGCGGGCGAACGGCGACCTCGACCTGTACGAGTTCGCGCACGACACCTCCGGGGAGGGCCCGTGGTGGCGGGGCGAGGGCCGGTGGTTCACGCTCGCCCACGGCTGGCAGGAGTACGAGATCATCACCGTGACCGACATCGACCTCGACGGCCGCCCGGACGTGCTGGGTCTGCGCCCCGACGGCACCCTCGTCGTCCACCTGCACAACGGCACGTTCGACCCGGACCGGCCGTTCGCGACGCTGTCCGCACCGGAGGTCGTCGCGACCGGCTGGCAGAAGTACTCGGTGGTGAGCTGA
- a CDS encoding ferredoxin — translation MSANEAGDQAGWRLVVESKRCISSGFCVGSAPDHFAMDPVSRPLADVVAPSDQVIEAAEFCPVEAISVIDAQDGTPIAPKR, via the coding sequence GTGAGCGCGAACGAAGCCGGCGACCAGGCCGGGTGGCGGTTGGTGGTGGAGTCGAAACGCTGCATCAGCTCGGGCTTCTGCGTGGGCAGCGCGCCGGACCACTTCGCGATGGACCCCGTCTCCCGGCCGCTGGCCGACGTGGTGGCGCCTTCCGACCAGGTGATCGAGGCCGCCGAATTCTGCCCCGTGGAGGCCATCTCGGTGATCGACGCGCAGGACGGGACGCCGATCGCCCCGAAGCGATGA
- a CDS encoding cytochrome P450 family protein, with the protein MANKCPAHGHQMVMDDDYFASPYAAYEVYASLHEKGAVHRTCLPDHGPVWLVTGHAEVYSALRDRRLARPREYSNGDFTSKRFPEGEATGTIVTLDPPEHTRLKKMINFTFLPRNLETFRPRVHQLVKARLDAIEAAGGGDLVEDYAAILPITIVCDVLGIREEYRKDLKHWADLVFSGDNETNAMVRTKMSHFMNMVREEKTKEPGEDLFSYWIHAKNADGEPELNVYQVMALALLTMLGGYDTTAGMIGRGALALLDSPETLERLRKDPDLFDVAVEELLRRNGSVHHGFRRFATEDLEIDGTKIAKGETVLLHLTAAGNDPKRFPDPQVLDIDREDKGHVAFGGGPHFCSGSELARMETTIALRELFTRFPNIKLAAPRESLKVRRTPLVPALISLPVTV; encoded by the coding sequence ATGGCGAACAAGTGCCCGGCGCACGGGCATCAGATGGTGATGGACGACGACTACTTCGCTAGCCCGTACGCGGCGTACGAGGTCTACGCGTCACTGCACGAAAAGGGTGCCGTGCACCGCACCTGCCTGCCCGACCACGGCCCCGTGTGGCTGGTGACCGGCCACGCCGAGGTCTACTCCGCGCTCCGCGACCGGCGCCTCGCGCGGCCCCGCGAGTACAGCAACGGGGACTTCACCAGCAAGCGCTTCCCGGAGGGCGAGGCGACCGGGACGATCGTCACCCTCGACCCGCCGGAGCACACCCGGCTCAAGAAGATGATCAACTTCACCTTCCTACCCCGCAACCTGGAGACCTTCCGCCCCCGGGTGCACCAGCTGGTCAAGGCCCGGCTGGACGCGATCGAGGCGGCCGGCGGCGGCGACCTGGTCGAGGACTACGCGGCCATCCTGCCGATCACGATCGTCTGCGACGTGCTCGGCATCCGCGAGGAGTACCGCAAGGACCTGAAGCACTGGGCGGACCTGGTGTTCAGCGGCGACAACGAGACCAACGCGATGGTCCGCACGAAGATGTCGCACTTCATGAACATGGTCCGCGAGGAGAAGACGAAGGAGCCCGGCGAGGACCTCTTCTCGTACTGGATCCACGCCAAGAACGCCGACGGCGAGCCCGAACTCAACGTCTACCAGGTGATGGCCCTGGCCCTGCTGACGATGCTGGGCGGGTACGACACCACCGCGGGCATGATCGGCCGGGGCGCGCTGGCGCTGCTCGACAGCCCGGAGACGCTGGAGCGGCTCCGCAAGGACCCGGACCTGTTCGACGTGGCCGTCGAGGAGCTGCTGCGCCGCAACGGCTCCGTGCACCACGGCTTCCGCCGCTTCGCCACGGAGGACCTGGAGATCGACGGCACGAAGATCGCCAAGGGCGAGACGGTGCTGCTGCACCTGACCGCGGCGGGCAACGACCCGAAGCGGTTCCCCGATCCGCAGGTGCTCGACATCGACCGCGAGGACAAGGGGCACGTGGCGTTCGGCGGCGGCCCGCACTTCTGCTCGGGTTCGGAGCTGGCCCGGATGGAGACGACCATCGCCCTCCGGGAGCTGTTCACCCGTTTCCCGAACATCAAGCTCGCCGCGCCCCGGGAGTCGCTGAAGGTCCGGCGTACGCCGCTGGTGCCGGCACTGATCTCCCTCCCGGTCACGGTCTGA
- a CDS encoding AfsR/SARP family transcriptional regulator, with protein MRFSVLGSTEVTNNGHHLELGGIRQRAILGYLLLNANKVVATSQILHAMWDGNPPPTARKMVQNAVSGIRRMLTHNTDPTTNPTLRTHPPGYQLRIDTETIDLYRFRRLVREGRHATTTNNPTRAAQLLTEALTLWRGRALADLVETGTCWSELAAIEDERLSALEDRLDAELACGRHREITPELEILTATEPMRERLCHQFMLALYRSGRQVDALRVYRRTREALVDGLGLEPGRSLQELQQRILEHDAKIQIPALTH; from the coding sequence ATGCGCTTCTCCGTACTCGGCAGCACCGAAGTCACCAACAACGGCCACCACCTCGAACTCGGCGGAATCCGCCAACGCGCAATCCTCGGCTACCTCCTCCTCAACGCCAACAAAGTCGTCGCCACCAGCCAAATCCTCCACGCCATGTGGGACGGCAACCCACCCCCCACCGCCCGCAAAATGGTCCAGAACGCCGTCTCCGGCATCCGCCGCATGCTCACCCACAACACCGACCCCACCACCAACCCCACCCTCCGCACCCACCCACCCGGCTACCAACTCCGCATCGACACCGAAACCATCGACCTCTACCGCTTCCGCAGACTCGTCCGCGAAGGCCGCCACGCCACCACCACCAACAACCCCACCCGCGCCGCCCAACTCCTCACCGAAGCACTCACCCTCTGGCGCGGACGCGCCCTCGCCGACCTCGTCGAAACCGGCACCTGCTGGTCAGAACTCGCCGCCATCGAAGACGAACGACTCTCCGCACTCGAAGACCGCCTCGACGCCGAACTCGCCTGCGGCCGACACCGCGAAATCACCCCCGAACTCGAAATCCTCACCGCCACCGAACCCATGCGCGAACGCCTCTGCCACCAATTCATGCTCGCCCTCTACCGCAGCGGCCGCCAAGTCGACGCCCTCCGCGTCTACCGACGCACCCGCGAAGCCCTCGTCGACGGCCTCGGCCTCGAACCCGGCCGCAGCCTCCAAGAACTCCAACAACGCATCCTCGAACACGACGCCAAAATCCAAATCCCCGCACTCACCCACTAA
- a CDS encoding TauD/TfdA family dioxygenase has translation MTVDVQPTRSTDRSIVLTREENIEVDTIARYLAGRPPRLVDSAAWLETARELSSNLPVRLRQMVRRFAWDPGPDAVLLVRNLPVDADELPCTPTVAGSAQRESTVPAAAQVLLGLQLGELIAFKEEKSGALVQDVVPVPGMEKFQGNAGSVTLSMHVENAFHVYRPDYVGLHCLRNDHDNVAGLQVTSIRNALPLLSEQVRKVLHEPRFVTEPPASFGDLRSAPEPHGILSGSPEDPDVQVDFQSSFPLDPEATQALSVLGDALRTVRRTFILEPGDLAFVDNRLALHGRTEFTPRYDGYDRWLQRIFVHRDFRRSRALRPHDGNVLDSGN, from the coding sequence GTGACCGTCGACGTCCAGCCCACACGCAGTACAGACCGATCGATCGTCCTGACCCGCGAGGAGAACATCGAGGTCGACACGATCGCCCGCTACCTGGCGGGCCGACCGCCGCGCCTGGTGGACTCGGCCGCCTGGCTCGAAACGGCCCGCGAACTCTCCAGCAACCTGCCCGTACGCCTGCGCCAGATGGTGCGGCGCTTCGCCTGGGATCCCGGGCCCGACGCCGTGCTGCTGGTGCGGAACCTGCCCGTGGACGCCGACGAGCTGCCGTGCACGCCCACGGTGGCCGGCTCGGCGCAGCGCGAGTCCACCGTGCCCGCCGCCGCGCAGGTGCTGCTCGGGCTGCAACTCGGGGAGCTCATCGCCTTCAAGGAGGAGAAGAGCGGCGCGCTGGTGCAGGACGTCGTGCCGGTGCCGGGCATGGAGAAGTTCCAGGGCAACGCGGGCTCGGTGACGCTGTCCATGCACGTGGAGAACGCCTTCCACGTCTACCGTCCGGACTACGTCGGGCTGCACTGCCTGCGCAACGACCACGACAACGTGGCCGGGTTGCAGGTGACGTCGATCCGCAACGCGCTGCCCCTGCTGTCCGAGCAGGTCCGCAAGGTGCTGCACGAGCCACGGTTCGTCACCGAACCGCCGGCGTCGTTCGGCGACCTGCGCAGCGCGCCGGAACCGCACGGCATCCTCAGCGGCAGCCCCGAGGACCCGGACGTCCAGGTCGACTTCCAGAGTTCGTTCCCCCTCGACCCGGAGGCCACGCAGGCGCTGTCGGTACTCGGCGACGCGCTGCGCACCGTCCGCCGGACGTTCATCCTGGAGCCCGGCGACCTCGCGTTCGTCGACAACCGGCTGGCCCTGCACGGGCGGACCGAGTTCACGCCCCGCTACGACGGCTACGACCGGTGGCTCCAGCGGATCTTCGTGCACCGCGACTTCCGGCGTTCCCGGGCCCTGCGCCCGCACGACGGGAACGTGCTCGACAGCGGCAACTGA
- a CDS encoding condensation domain-containing protein, with amino-acid sequence MSIAASRKEAAMWLLERLVPDTGVNNVAVAFEVAGRIDRGLFTAALRAVLARHEVLRTVFRSDDATLTREVLAADQLDVPVVDIPAGDDGMDADLTAFAAEPFEIDGRPLLRAGIRAGADADVCCVVVHHLNFDAMSTTILLRELLAGYEALAAGGRPDDAPMAALAERTPNERSVAYWRKNLDGLRAAEAGLWCALPPVGAPSLRARTVHHELSAPARAVVRRFQRELRASEAVVLLAAYSVLLAQHGAGSDVVIGTPVNVRDQRSMNAIGYHANLVPLRVRVDPDADFRAVVKQTRSTFLEAISHADVPLEHVSPAVLGDAPSSWRSSFFRHLFNYVPGTVDASATLTGMPLRHVMVENGYSRFDLEFFIMPGEDATTVRAAFCVDAFDAADVGLLLQRYDALLVRLGDDLERPVAQLSRRGADDLALPASAPETATTASVLDAVHATAAASPDLVAVRDGADDVSYGRLWSAALATRDLVAASDGSTVAVLAPRGAELAAAWLGVWLAGRRCVLLDPTQPIPDLAARLADSGAAPVLAAEGLPVPGAVRIPAIPAIPAATDAVRTDAPSAVDLDAVAYLEYDLDAPAPLAVTVTHRALACAVARLAERVAANGPAVTAWLGSAATDAALTELLVALTTGGRVVVAPDQARADGHALGELVQRHDVTVVQASPAVWRQVVEHAGARLAGRAVLVAHEPLPRPLAAQLRATGCTPHHGYTTPGVAGYAALDGGRDGTGVLPATRVFVTEPGTDHELGIGVRGELCVAGDTLAAGYHGRPELTAARFGEHPTHGRFHRTGDLARLLPDGRIDVVGPLSAHVRVAGQRIHLRDIESVLAAHPDVEAVAAVGSTGDAQDGTVVAFVESRKPDVAERLREHARAALPLTPDLVVLSQLPVTVAGTVDRAALVALAAARAAAEVDPPDETTAALVGIWTEMLDRPGLHADSNFFASGGHSLLGAQLVQRVRTELSMPVQLADLFANPTPRQLAEHLQDAFWDDDEDDD; translated from the coding sequence ATGAGCATCGCGGCCAGCAGGAAGGAAGCAGCCATGTGGCTGCTCGAGCGGCTGGTGCCGGACACCGGGGTCAACAACGTGGCGGTCGCCTTCGAGGTGGCCGGCCGGATCGACCGCGGGCTGTTCACGGCGGCGCTGCGGGCGGTGCTGGCCCGGCACGAGGTGCTGCGCACCGTGTTCCGCTCCGACGACGCGACGCTGACCCGGGAGGTGCTCGCCGCCGACCAGCTCGACGTGCCCGTGGTGGACATCCCGGCCGGTGACGACGGGATGGACGCCGACCTGACCGCGTTCGCCGCCGAGCCCTTCGAGATCGACGGCCGCCCCCTGCTGCGGGCGGGGATCCGCGCGGGAGCGGACGCCGACGTGTGCTGCGTCGTCGTGCACCACCTGAACTTCGACGCCATGTCGACCACGATCCTGCTCCGCGAACTGCTCGCCGGCTACGAGGCGCTCGCGGCGGGCGGCCGGCCCGACGACGCCCCGATGGCCGCGCTAGCGGAGCGCACGCCGAACGAGCGCAGCGTCGCGTACTGGCGCAAGAACCTCGACGGGCTGCGGGCCGCCGAGGCGGGCCTGTGGTGCGCCCTGCCGCCCGTCGGGGCGCCGTCCCTGCGCGCCCGCACCGTCCACCACGAGCTCTCCGCGCCGGCCCGCGCCGTGGTGCGCCGCTTCCAGCGCGAACTGCGCGCCTCCGAGGCTGTCGTGCTGCTCGCGGCGTACTCGGTGCTGCTCGCCCAGCACGGCGCGGGCTCCGACGTGGTCATCGGCACCCCGGTGAACGTGCGCGACCAGCGCAGCATGAACGCCATCGGCTATCACGCGAACCTGGTGCCGCTGCGGGTGCGGGTCGACCCGGACGCCGACTTCCGCGCCGTCGTCAAGCAGACGCGCAGCACCTTCCTGGAGGCGATCAGCCACGCCGACGTGCCGCTGGAGCACGTCTCCCCCGCCGTGCTCGGCGACGCGCCGTCGTCGTGGCGCAGCTCGTTCTTCCGGCACCTGTTCAACTACGTGCCCGGCACCGTCGACGCCTCCGCCACCCTGACCGGGATGCCCTTGCGCCACGTCATGGTGGAGAACGGCTACAGCCGCTTCGACCTGGAGTTCTTCATCATGCCGGGCGAGGACGCGACCACCGTCCGCGCGGCGTTCTGCGTCGACGCCTTCGACGCCGCCGACGTCGGGCTGCTGCTGCAACGGTACGACGCGCTGCTCGTGCGGCTGGGCGACGACCTGGAGCGGCCGGTGGCGCAGCTGTCCCGCCGGGGCGCGGACGACCTCGCCCTGCCGGCGTCGGCGCCGGAGACGGCCACCACGGCGTCCGTGCTGGACGCCGTGCACGCGACGGCCGCCGCGAGCCCGGACCTCGTCGCGGTGCGGGACGGGGCGGACGACGTGTCGTACGGCCGGCTGTGGTCGGCGGCGCTCGCCACCCGGGACCTGGTCGCCGCCTCGGACGGGAGCACGGTCGCGGTGCTGGCGCCGCGCGGCGCGGAGCTGGCCGCCGCGTGGCTCGGCGTGTGGCTGGCGGGCAGGCGCTGCGTCCTGCTCGATCCGACCCAGCCGATCCCCGACCTCGCCGCGCGGCTGGCCGACTCGGGTGCCGCCCCGGTGCTGGCGGCCGAGGGCCTCCCCGTGCCCGGCGCGGTACGCATCCCCGCCATCCCCGCCATCCCCGCCGCCACCGACGCGGTCCGCACCGACGCGCCGTCCGCTGTCGACCTCGACGCGGTGGCCTACCTGGAGTACGACCTCGACGCGCCCGCCCCGCTCGCGGTGACCGTCACCCACCGGGCGCTGGCCTGCGCCGTCGCGCGGCTCGCCGAGCGGGTCGCCGCCAATGGGCCGGCCGTCACCGCCTGGCTGGGCAGCGCCGCCACCGACGCGGCGCTGACGGAGCTGCTGGTCGCGCTGACCACCGGCGGCCGGGTCGTCGTCGCCCCCGACCAGGCCCGCGCCGACGGCCACGCGCTCGGCGAGCTGGTCCAGCGGCACGACGTGACCGTGGTGCAGGCGTCGCCGGCGGTGTGGCGCCAGGTGGTCGAGCACGCGGGCGCCCGGCTCGCGGGCCGGGCCGTCCTGGTGGCCCACGAACCGCTCCCCCGCCCGCTCGCCGCGCAGCTGCGCGCCACCGGCTGCACGCCGCACCACGGCTACACCACGCCCGGCGTCGCCGGGTACGCCGCGCTCGACGGCGGACGGGACGGCACCGGTGTCCTCCCGGCGACCCGCGTGTTCGTCACCGAGCCCGGCACCGATCACGAGCTGGGCATCGGCGTACGCGGGGAGCTGTGCGTCGCGGGCGACACGCTGGCCGCCGGCTACCACGGCCGGCCGGAGCTGACCGCCGCCCGGTTCGGCGAGCACCCCACGCACGGGCGGTTCCACCGCACCGGGGATCTCGCGCGACTGCTGCCGGACGGCCGGATCGACGTCGTCGGCCCCCTGTCGGCCCACGTACGCGTCGCCGGCCAGCGGATCCACCTCCGCGACATCGAGTCCGTCCTCGCCGCCCACCCGGACGTGGAGGCGGTCGCCGCCGTCGGGTCCACCGGCGACGCGCAGGACGGCACGGTCGTCGCGTTCGTCGAGTCCCGCAAGCCCGACGTGGCGGAGCGGCTGCGCGAGCACGCCCGTGCCGCCCTGCCGCTCACGCCCGACCTGGTCGTGCTGAGCCAGTTGCCGGTCACCGTGGCGGGCACCGTGGACCGCGCGGCCCTCGTCGCGCTCGCGGCGGCGCGGGCGGCGGCCGAGGTCGACCCGCCGGACGAGACGACCGCCGCCCTGGTCGGGATCTGGACCGAGATGCTCGACCGGCCGGGCCTGCACGCGGACTCGAACTTCTTCGCCAGCGGTGGCCACTCGCTGCTGGGCGCCCAGCTCGTGCAGCGGGTGCGGACCGAACTGTCGATGCCGGTACAGCTCGCCGACCTGTTCGCCAACCCGACGCCACGGCAGCTCGCGGAGCACCTGCAGGACGCGTTCTGGGACGACGACGAGGACGACGACTGA
- a CDS encoding non-ribosomal peptide synthetase: MAPGPAGGEPALFTDLFAEQVRRTPDAIAVMWGEHHRTYAELDAEANRLAHRLVSLGAGPERLVAIGIRSAHLVVAALATLKAGAAYLPLDLSYPPQRLEHMLTDARPMLLLTTGDDQHAVPAADLPRVLLDDPDAYAGQPDTEVTDADRLAPLRPANVAYVIYTSGSTGSPKGVMIEHRQLGTYLRHVVRSYPGVRGRALLHSSFAFDLTVTAFYAPLMTGGCVHIGALEEMGTPAAGPAGQQRPTFVKVTPSHIPLLTALPAQASPTGELMAGGELLLGETVDAWRRRHPGARVVNEYGPTETTVGCSTVVIEPDQPVPPGPLPIGQPMPDVRYHVLDDELRPVRPGEIGELHIAGGQLARGYLHRPGLTAERFLPDPFGPPGSRMYRSGDRVRPTEDGEYEFCGRVDNQAKIRGYRIELGEIEAALLRRPEVRHAAAVIRTDTPEVKQLVAYVVPGEGARIDAQQVRKDLAETLPEYMVPSAVVSLPALPLTVNRKLDTAALPAPEVAATPGGRAPADELQALLCELFATYTAVSSIGVDDDFFVRGGTSLGAAQLVNEARRRGLTLSLRDVLENRTVARLAEVCADTDRGDE; the protein is encoded by the coding sequence GTGGCACCGGGCCCGGCGGGCGGCGAGCCCGCGCTCTTCACCGACCTGTTCGCGGAACAGGTGCGGCGCACCCCGGACGCCATCGCCGTCATGTGGGGCGAGCACCACAGGACGTACGCCGAGCTGGACGCCGAGGCGAACCGCCTCGCGCACCGGCTGGTGTCGCTCGGCGCGGGCCCGGAGCGGCTCGTGGCGATCGGGATCCGCTCGGCGCACCTGGTGGTCGCCGCCCTCGCCACCCTCAAGGCCGGGGCGGCCTACCTGCCGCTGGACCTCAGCTACCCGCCGCAGCGGCTGGAGCACATGCTCACCGACGCGCGGCCCATGCTGCTGCTGACCACCGGCGACGACCAGCACGCGGTGCCGGCGGCCGACCTGCCGCGGGTCCTGCTCGACGACCCGGACGCGTACGCCGGGCAGCCGGACACCGAGGTCACCGACGCCGACCGGCTCGCCCCGCTGCGGCCCGCCAACGTCGCGTACGTCATCTACACCTCCGGCTCCACCGGCAGCCCAAAGGGCGTGATGATCGAGCATCGCCAGCTCGGCACGTACCTGCGCCACGTCGTGCGCTCCTACCCGGGCGTACGCGGCCGGGCGCTGCTGCACTCCTCGTTCGCGTTCGACCTGACGGTCACCGCGTTCTACGCGCCGCTGATGACGGGCGGCTGCGTGCACATCGGCGCCCTGGAGGAGATGGGCACGCCCGCCGCCGGACCGGCCGGGCAGCAGCGGCCCACCTTCGTGAAGGTGACGCCGTCGCACATCCCGCTGCTCACCGCGCTGCCGGCCCAGGCGTCCCCGACCGGGGAGCTGATGGCCGGCGGCGAGCTGCTGCTCGGCGAGACCGTCGACGCCTGGCGCCGCCGGCACCCCGGCGCGCGGGTCGTCAACGAGTACGGCCCGACGGAGACGACCGTCGGGTGCAGCACCGTGGTCATCGAGCCCGACCAGCCGGTGCCGCCGGGGCCGCTGCCCATCGGCCAGCCCATGCCCGACGTGCGCTACCACGTGCTGGACGACGAGCTGCGCCCGGTGCGGCCCGGCGAGATCGGCGAGCTGCACATCGCGGGCGGCCAGCTGGCCCGGGGCTACCTGCACCGGCCGGGCCTGACCGCCGAGCGGTTCCTGCCCGACCCGTTCGGCCCGCCCGGCTCGCGCATGTACCGCTCCGGCGACCGGGTCCGGCCCACCGAGGACGGCGAGTACGAGTTCTGCGGGCGGGTCGACAACCAGGCCAAGATCCGCGGCTACCGCATCGAGCTGGGCGAGATCGAGGCGGCACTGCTGCGCCGTCCCGAGGTGCGGCACGCGGCGGCGGTGATCCGTACGGACACGCCGGAGGTCAAGCAGCTCGTCGCGTACGTCGTGCCCGGGGAGGGCGCGAGGATCGACGCGCAGCAGGTGCGCAAGGACCTCGCCGAGACGCTGCCGGAGTACATGGTGCCGAGCGCCGTGGTGAGCCTCCCGGCGCTGCCGCTGACCGTCAACCGCAAGCTCGACACGGCGGCCCTGCCGGCGCCGGAGGTCGCGGCGACCCCGGGTGGGCGGGCGCCGGCCGACGAGTTGCAGGCGTTGCTCTGCGAGCTCTTCGCCACCTACACGGCCGTCTCCTCGATCGGCGTCGACGACGACTTCTTCGTCCGGGGCGGCACCAGCCTCGGCGCCGCCCAACTGGTCAACGAGGCACGCCGGCGCGGGCTCACCCTGTCGCTGCGCGACGTGCTGGAAAACCGGACCGTGGCGCGGCTCGCCGAGGTCTGCGCCGACACCGACCGAGGGGACGAGTGA